A stretch of DNA from bacterium:
TTTAGTCATATCGGGTCACGGGGAGGACGTATGTTCAGGTATTTGGAAAGACATTTTTCGAGAATATGGCTATTGGTGTTTTCCGTTGACTTCCTTATTTTATTGTCTGTTGTAGTTATGGCATTGAAAACAATAGCTGTCAGGCCAGGGAATACTGACATGGGGCGTATCCAGTTAAGCTATGCATATTTTATCGCTTTTATTCTGCTGAGTCTGATAATGCTTTTTATTAATGAACTTTACAGCATAGAGAAAAAATATCAGCCATGGTTGTTAGCATTTAAGTGTTTCATTTCATTTACTCTTGCCTCGTTTGTCTGTTATTTTCTGTTTCACCGGGTTCTGTTTCGCGAAATCTTGTTTCACTTTACCTGTACTCTCTCACTCATTGCCTGTGGATCGATTTTATGCTGGAGATTCATGTCTTACCGGATTATTCCCCGGATTAACCTTCAGCATAGGGTTTTATTTTGGGGAACCGATGAGCTGAATAAGGCGGTAGTAAGAGAAATATTAGCCGATGCTCATCCCAAGTTTAAAGTCGTTGGCTTTGTAGATAGCAACCCTGCCTTGGTAGGGAGTGTTATTATGAAGCAAAAAGTTTTAGGTCGAATTAAGGACCTTGATTCTATAATTAAAACAGAAAAAGTAGAAAAACTCGTTACCCCATGCTCCCAGGCCAGAGGAGATTTCCCAGCGGAAAATTTAGTCGATCTTAAATTTAAAGGGATCGAGGTCCTCGATGTCCATACATTTTATGAGCGGTTAAAAGGCAAAATCTTATTGAATGGCTTACGACCAAGTTGGCTGATATTTGCCCAGGGATTTAAGAAAAATAAATTGACAAAATTACAAAAGAGAACTTTTGACATATTGATTTCAAGTATTGGCTTACTAGTTACCTTACCAGTTTCAATGATCACGGCTTTACTTATTAAACTGGAATCAAAAGGCCCGGTCATTTATCAGCAAGAGAGGGTTGGTGAAGACGGCCGCATATTTAACTTATTCAAATTCAGATCCATGAGAAAAGATGCGGAACAGGATACCGGACCAGTATGGGCGGGGAAAAATGACCACCGCACTACTTTTATTGGGAAATTCATCAGGAAGGTGCGCATCGATGAAATTCCTCAAATGGTTAATGTCCTGAAAGGAGATATGAGCTTTGTTGGCCCCCGGCCTGAGCGCCCTTACTTTGTAGAGATGTTGAATAAAAAAATTCCCTATTATAATCAAAGACATTCTATCAAACCCGGTATAACAGGGTGGGCTGCTGTTAACTACAGCTATGGAGCCACTATCGAGGACGCTGTCGAAAAATTGCAGTACGATCTTTACTATATTAAGAATTACTCGCTATCTCTCGATGTGATCATTATCCTGAAGACTATTGCTACCGTCTTGGGAAGGAAAGGTTCAAGATGATTTTTGGGACCTGTACAAGGTCCGTTGAGCTTTTTACTTATGCAAGAGTACTTCCTGATTATGAAAAAGGATTCATAGGAAAAGAGTTAAGAAACATTTGGGATTGATTCTTTTTTAACATATTTTAAATATAAGTCAGAGTAATTGTAATAACCAAAAGCATATTTTTAGAATTGCGAATGGCCTGATATTTGCATGCAATTTGTCTGTTATTATCGGCTAAATAATGATTCAGAAAAGGGTAAAAACTGATTATTATTAACGATGATAACGATAAAAATAGTACCAGGAAGAGGTCAATGAAGGGAAATCTCCGTCATAAAGTAACATTCTTATTCTTATTCACTATTTTTGTATTATTATCATTTATAGATCTCAGGAATCTCCATGCACAAGATATTGATTACAGGATTGGAGCAGAGGATGTCCTCGCTATTTCTGTTTGGGAAAATGAGCACTTAAACCGTGAGGTGACGGTGAGACCTGATGGGAAAATTTCATTCCCCTTGCTGGATGATATCAAGGTAGAGGGGTTAACCGCTATGGAAGTCAAGGAAATAATTACCAAAGGGCTTACCCGTTATATGAGTAAGCCTGAGGTTACTGTAGCCATTCAGAAGATTGGCAGTCTCAAGGTCTACATAATGGGCGCAGTGAGCTCCCCCGGCATGTTGAGTCTGCAAAGGAAAACCAATTTACTCCAACTGCTTGCCATGGCAGGGGGCTTAACCCTGACAGAAAATGCCGACCTCGAAAAAGCTTACATCCTGCGGAATAATCAGCGTCTCCCGGTGAATTTTTCTCAATTGGTTGAAGAGGGTGATACAACTCAAAACGTTGATCTTCTTCCTGATGATGTTATTTATATACCGGATAGTTTTGCCAGGCGAATTACCGTGACCGGAGAAGTAAAAAGCCCGCAGACTATCAACTTTAAAAATGGTATTACTACTCTTGATGCAGTGCTTACGGCCGGAGGGCCTACTGAAGATGCATATTTAAATGGCACGATGGTTATCACGAAAAGGGCAGGAAAAGAAGAAACCTTAAAGGTCAAACTGAACGACGTAATGAAAAAGGGTAAGATGAAAGATAATCTGAAACTTGAAGCCGGTGATATAGTTATTGTTCCTGCCAGGGTATTTTAAGATTGGATTGTTCCGAGGGTTCCCCTTTTTACCAATGCCTCCTCACTGATCAGAATGGAAAGAAAAACAAAAGTAAAAATTTTTTTATTATTTTATTTACTTTTTCAACTCCATTCGATGCACCCAGCCGAAGCCATGAGAATCGGAGAAAATACCTGTTTAGCCAATATCGTGGTGGAAAGAGCGTATGATGATAATGTACTGCTAACCCGAGATACCAGAGCAGGCAGCTATATATCCACCATAAGCCCTGCACTATCCTTGATGAGAACAGCGGGAAAGATGGATTTAAGCATAAATTATAATGCTCGTTTGGCATTTTATGAGAGAAGATATGACAACCAAAATCAGCGCATTCACTCCGGAACCTGGAACTTTGGGACAAAGCCAATGAACAGATTGAGCATGGGTATCAAAGGGCAAGACACCTATAGCTCTTTGAAACGTGATGAAAGAGAGCCCCTGGTGGCGAGTAACACAATCAAGTTTAACGATTTTTCCGTCACTCCCTATTTTGAACAGGAAATTGGTAAAAGGCTTAAAACTACAATCAGTTATACCTTTTCAGAGAGGAAATACGACCAGGAAGATGAAAACCTGGAGGGCAGCAAAACCTATTGCGGGGCCATAGATCTTTACTATAACCTCAGCAGAAGTATTGCACTTGATGGAGAATATACATATACCCTCAATAATTTTACGGAAACAACTCCCGACCGCACAGAGCGGGAGATTGCCGCAGGGTTTACCTGGAAGAGGGGATCCGGAATACGGGCAAGTGGGAAATGCGGCTACGCCTGGGAAATGGAAGAATCAGGGCGAAGGAATAACCATCCGATCATGAATTCAACGCTTGACATTCACCCTTGGATAGGCACGATGGTCACCGCAACGTATAGTAAGTCGTCTTCTCACGCTTCCACGCATGATACGGAAAATGATTCTTTCATCTCTCATACCGCATCACTGAATATCAGGCACGATCTCCTGGGCCGGAAAGTTACGGTAAATTATGGTGGAACCTATAACCTGTCGGATTATGATTCAGTGGACAGAGAGGATAAATCATTGAGTGGAATCGTGCGAATAGACTGGGCGATGCTCAACTCAGTATTACTCTTCCTCAGCGGTACCTATAAGAGAGACCGCTATATTCATAACTTGACTGAGAGGAGGGATAAAATCTACGGCAGTGAAGGATGTCTGGAGTTAAAGGTATCCAAATCCACGACCCTGGCTTTGAGCGGCAGCTATACACAATCCCGATACCAACCTGATAGTTATCAGGTTAAGCTTTATGACAGGAGTGTTAAATTGGCCTACTCTCTCAATAAAAGTACCCTTTTTGAAGCTGGATATCAATGCCTGGAAAGTGTATCAGATGACCAAAAGTTACAGCCCTCTGAAGAGGACAGAGCCAATTACCAGAGAAAGAGATGCAGTGCTGCTTTAAGGACTAATTTTTAACGAAAAAAATAAGGAACAATACCCGACCATGCAAGGATCATTCGATAAAGACAGGATAAAAATCATCACAATAAGGTATTTGAACATAATATCATGCAGGAAATATTTATTTTTCAGCATATTTGCATCGATCACCATTATGAGCATAATTTATAGTTATACCGTAAAAAAGAAATATGTCTCATCTGAAACCATACTGGTTGAGAAAGAAAAAATAATTAACCCCCTCATGGAGGGTTTGGCAGTAACTCAAAGTCCTGAAGAGCGGTTAAATACGATCAAGCAGCTTCTCTTAAGCAGGAGCAGGTTGCTTCAGGTTATAAAAAAGCTGGACCTTGATTTACCTGTCAAGACACAATTGGAATTAGAAAAATTAATTGAAGAAATGAGAAAGGCTATAAAGATAACTGTTACGGGCAAAAACCTGTATCTTATTTCATACGAAGGAGACACGCCGGAGGTTGCAAAAAATGTGACCAGTACTATTTGTGATCTTTTTATCGAGGAAAATCTGGGAGAGACGAGAGGTGCAGCTCATGAAGCATTTGCTTTCATAGAGAATCAATTAAGTATTTACAAACGCAAACTGGAAGATTCAGAAACTGCGCTGCGGCTGTTTAAGGAGGAAAATCTGGGGCAGTTGCCAGATGAAGAAAACATCAACATGAGCAAGCTAGCAGAATACCAGGATTTACTATCGAGAGCTGAAAGTGAGCTTAAAGAGGCCCAGTTGCAAAAGGATCTGTTAACGAAACAACTCTCGGGGGAAAGCCCTCTTATTTTAACTTCCAGTTCCAGCAGTAATAATTCCCTGGAATCCCAACTGGTTCAATTGAATGCTCAATTAAGCACTCTATTAACTCGATATACTGAAGAGTATCCCGACATCATTACCCTTAAGGAGCAGATAGAGAAAATAAAGCAAAAAATCTCGGAAGCAGCCGAAAGCAAAGATAAAAGTCTGTATTCCGAAACTAAAGAAGAAATAACGACTGAATCAGTGAATCCGATCTACCAAAAGCTCAGAGAGGATTTAGGCCGTGTTAACATTCAGATAAATTTGCTGAATTCGCGCATAGCTGAATGTAAGGAAAAAATAGAGCTCTATTCAGCCAAGGTCAAAAGCATTCCTGCTCAAGAGCAGGAGTTGATTCGGTTAAATAGAGGGTATGATGTTAATGCATCGATCTACAAGACCCTGCTCAGCAAATTGGAAGAAGCCAGGATTTCCAGAGAACTTGAAGTTCGTGAGAAAAGTGATAATTTCCAAGTGATTGATGCAGCTCAGTTACCTCTGGTGCCAAGTAAGCCTAACAGACCTAAATTTATACTCGTTGGGGGGCTTCTTGGTTTGCTTGCAGCTTGCTCGGTAATTTATTTACTTCAGTATATGGACAGCTCTATTATCGATCAACAGGATGCCAGAGAATACTTTAAATACCCTATCCTGGCTGGCATTCCTTTTTTACCCAGCGATGAGGACAGAAAGAAAGAGAGAAGAAATAATTTTCTGTTTTTTTCACTAGTCGGCGTATTCAGTATCTCAATCCTAACTATAGTCATCAAGGAATTGATAGGTACCTATATATTGATTAAATAATCATTCATAAACTTTCTGCATAATATTTTAAGAGAAAATGAAATTTATGAAAAATATGCTGGAAAAAGTTTGGCAAAGAAAACATAACTATTTAGAATTAAGCAATATTATCCATATTGAAAAATTAGTAAACAACATT
This window harbors:
- a CDS encoding TIGR03013 family XrtA/PEP-CTERM system glycosyltransferase, with the translated sequence FSHIGSRGGRMFRYLERHFSRIWLLVFSVDFLILLSVVVMALKTIAVRPGNTDMGRIQLSYAYFIAFILLSLIMLFINELYSIEKKYQPWLLAFKCFISFTLASFVCYFLFHRVLFREILFHFTCTLSLIACGSILCWRFMSYRIIPRINLQHRVLFWGTDELNKAVVREILADAHPKFKVVGFVDSNPALVGSVIMKQKVLGRIKDLDSIIKTEKVEKLVTPCSQARGDFPAENLVDLKFKGIEVLDVHTFYERLKGKILLNGLRPSWLIFAQGFKKNKLTKLQKRTFDILISSIGLLVTLPVSMITALLIKLESKGPVIYQQERVGEDGRIFNLFKFRSMRKDAEQDTGPVWAGKNDHRTTFIGKFIRKVRIDEIPQMVNVLKGDMSFVGPRPERPYFVEMLNKKIPYYNQRHSIKPGITGWAAVNYSYGATIEDAVEKLQYDLYYIKNYSLSLDVIIILKTIATVLGRKGSR
- a CDS encoding polysaccharide biosynthesis/export family protein, whose translation is MKGNLRHKVTFLFLFTIFVLLSFIDLRNLHAQDIDYRIGAEDVLAISVWENEHLNREVTVRPDGKISFPLLDDIKVEGLTAMEVKEIITKGLTRYMSKPEVTVAIQKIGSLKVYIMGAVSSPGMLSLQRKTNLLQLLAMAGGLTLTENADLEKAYILRNNQRLPVNFSQLVEEGDTTQNVDLLPDDVIYIPDSFARRITVTGEVKSPQTINFKNGITTLDAVLTAGGPTEDAYLNGTMVITKRAGKEETLKVKLNDVMKKGKMKDNLKLEAGDIVIVPARVF
- a CDS encoding outer membrane beta-barrel protein; translated protein: MGIKGQDTYSSLKRDEREPLVASNTIKFNDFSVTPYFEQEIGKRLKTTISYTFSERKYDQEDENLEGSKTYCGAIDLYYNLSRSIALDGEYTYTLNNFTETTPDRTEREIAAGFTWKRGSGIRASGKCGYAWEMEESGRRNNHPIMNSTLDIHPWIGTMVTATYSKSSSHASTHDTENDSFISHTASLNIRHDLLGRKVTVNYGGTYNLSDYDSVDREDKSLSGIVRIDWAMLNSVLLFLSGTYKRDRYIHNLTERRDKIYGSEGCLELKVSKSTTLALSGSYTQSRYQPDSYQVKLYDRSVKLAYSLNKSTLFEAGYQCLESVSDDQKLQPSEEDRANYQRKRCSAALRTNF
- a CDS encoding XrtA system polysaccharide chain length determinant yields the protein MNIISCRKYLFFSIFASITIMSIIYSYTVKKKYVSSETILVEKEKIINPLMEGLAVTQSPEERLNTIKQLLLSRSRLLQVIKKLDLDLPVKTQLELEKLIEEMRKAIKITVTGKNLYLISYEGDTPEVAKNVTSTICDLFIEENLGETRGAAHEAFAFIENQLSIYKRKLEDSETALRLFKEENLGQLPDEENINMSKLAEYQDLLSRAESELKEAQLQKDLLTKQLSGESPLILTSSSSSNNSLESQLVQLNAQLSTLLTRYTEEYPDIITLKEQIEKIKQKISEAAESKDKSLYSETKEEITTESVNPIYQKLREDLGRVNIQINLLNSRIAECKEKIELYSAKVKSIPAQEQELIRLNRGYDVNASIYKTLLSKLEEARISRELEVREKSDNFQVIDAAQLPLVPSKPNRPKFILVGGLLGLLAACSVIYLLQYMDSSIIDQQDAREYFKYPILAGIPFLPSDEDRKKERRNNFLFFSLVGVFSISILTIVIKELIGTYILIK